Proteins encoded by one window of Streptomyces uncialis:
- a CDS encoding ThuA domain-containing protein produces the protein MHTKRHTPRRTLTLLITSLFAGASLALAAPPAGADTPRAPAAAEEFQQITLAKGAPEVGEPMSLAVLPEGGVLHTSRDGTLRLTDADGNTRVSGKLPVYTHDEEGLQGVGVDPGFKDNRFVYLYYAPPMDTPAGDAPETGTAADFARFDGVNRLSRFVLKADGTLDTASEKNVLEVKATRGTCCHVGGDIDFDKDGNLYLSTGDDTNPFASDGYTPIDERVNRNPAFDAQRSSGNTNDLRGKILRIKVQPDGSYTVPDGNLFAPGTDRTRPEIYAMGFRNPFRISVDKPTGVVYVGEYGPDAGAASATRGPSGKVEFARVTKAGNFGWPYCVGKNEPYVDYDFATKESGAAFDCGALKNNSPNNTGLVDLPPAEQAWLPYDGGSVPELGSGSESPMAGPVYRHDPDLDSPVKFPEAYDGDFFAGEFGRRWIKRIEQGGDGAVQSINPFPWTGTQVMDMSFGPDGALYVLDYGTAWFGGNEHSALYRIENATGGRSPSVEAKSTKTSGQSPLRVRLDATASDPDGDPLTYAWDFGDGKTGTGASPSYTYRKDGTYTATVTVTDPTGRKARASVRIVVGNTAPTVTLESPPDGKLFSFGDKIPFKVKVTDPEDGAVDCSKVTVRYILGHDSHGHPITSATGCEGTITAPADTEHDPNANIFGVLDAEYTDNGGGGQEKLTSHDQVQLQPRHRQAEHFGAQQGIRVYDKPAANGGKTVGDITDGDWISFTPYNLTGAKKLTARISSGGAGGSLEVRSGGPKGALHGSAPIPVTGSWETFQDVDVPLRALPKKTTSLYLVFKGGSGALYDLDDFDISSDPKDRDARRVLVFSKTAGFRHDAIPTGVQTLKDLGKDNKITVDSTEAAGQFTTANLARYDAVVFMSTTGDVLNAAQQQAFQNYMANGGGFMGVHAAADTEYDWPYYGKLVGAYFESHPATQQATVRVTEHDHPATKSVPDVWERTDEWYNYRSNPRDNVRVLATLDETTYQGGTMKGDHPIAWCQAYEGGRSFYTGLGHTKESYAEEAFRSHLLGGLQYASGQVKGDCKPEQGARDLFNGHTTDGWKQAGPGRFTVKDGVLNSEGGMGLLWYQAKELKSYSLTLDWKMTGDDNSGIFVGFPASDDPWSAVNKGYEIQIDATDRADRTTGSVYSFKSANINARDRALRPPGQWNSYEIRVQGERLQVFLNGVKVNDFTNKDPRRSLTDGHIGLQNHGPADKVAFRDIQLKELPVPGA, from the coding sequence GTGCACACGAAACGTCACACCCCGAGAAGAACGCTCACCCTCCTCATCACCTCACTGTTCGCCGGCGCCTCCCTCGCCCTCGCCGCCCCGCCGGCCGGTGCCGACACCCCGCGGGCCCCCGCCGCGGCGGAGGAGTTCCAGCAGATCACCCTCGCGAAGGGCGCCCCCGAGGTCGGGGAGCCCATGTCGCTCGCCGTCCTCCCCGAGGGCGGCGTCCTGCACACCTCCCGCGACGGCACGCTCCGCCTCACCGACGCCGACGGCAACACCCGAGTCTCGGGCAAGCTGCCCGTCTACACCCACGACGAGGAGGGCCTCCAGGGCGTCGGGGTCGACCCCGGCTTCAAGGACAACCGCTTCGTCTATCTGTACTACGCCCCGCCGATGGACACCCCGGCGGGCGACGCCCCGGAGACCGGCACCGCCGCCGACTTCGCGCGCTTCGACGGGGTCAACCGGCTCTCCCGGTTCGTCCTGAAGGCCGACGGCACCCTCGACACGGCCAGCGAGAAGAACGTCCTTGAGGTCAAGGCCACCCGCGGCACCTGCTGCCATGTGGGCGGCGACATCGACTTCGACAAGGACGGCAATCTCTATCTGTCGACCGGCGACGACACCAACCCCTTCGCCTCCGACGGCTACACCCCGATCGACGAGCGCGTGAACCGCAACCCGGCCTTCGACGCGCAGCGCAGCAGCGGCAACACCAACGACCTGCGCGGCAAGATCCTGCGGATCAAGGTCCAGCCGGACGGCTCGTACACCGTCCCGGACGGCAACCTCTTCGCCCCCGGGACGGACAGGACCCGTCCCGAGATCTACGCGATGGGCTTCCGCAACCCGTTCCGGATCAGCGTCGACAAGCCCACCGGCGTCGTCTACGTCGGTGAGTACGGCCCGGACGCCGGAGCCGCCAGCGCCACCCGCGGCCCGTCCGGCAAGGTCGAGTTCGCACGTGTCACCAAGGCGGGCAACTTCGGCTGGCCCTACTGCGTCGGCAAGAACGAGCCGTACGTGGATTACGACTTCGCCACCAAGGAGTCCGGTGCCGCGTTCGACTGCGGGGCGCTGAAGAACAACTCCCCGAACAACACCGGTCTGGTGGACCTGCCGCCCGCCGAGCAGGCGTGGCTGCCCTACGACGGCGGCTCCGTCCCCGAGCTGGGCTCCGGCTCCGAGTCCCCGATGGCGGGACCCGTCTACCGGCACGACCCGGACCTGGACTCGCCGGTCAAGTTCCCCGAGGCGTACGACGGCGACTTCTTCGCCGGAGAGTTCGGCCGCCGCTGGATCAAGCGGATCGAACAGGGCGGGGACGGCGCGGTCCAGTCGATCAATCCGTTCCCGTGGACCGGCACCCAGGTCATGGACATGAGCTTCGGCCCCGACGGCGCGCTCTACGTCCTCGACTACGGCACCGCCTGGTTCGGCGGCAACGAGCACTCGGCGCTGTACCGCATCGAGAACGCCACCGGAGGCCGCTCCCCGAGCGTGGAGGCCAAGTCCACCAAGACCTCGGGGCAGTCCCCGCTCAGGGTCCGCCTCGACGCCACCGCGAGCGACCCCGACGGTGACCCGCTGACCTACGCCTGGGACTTCGGTGACGGGAAGACCGGCACCGGCGCCTCACCCTCGTACACGTACCGCAAGGACGGCACCTACACGGCGACCGTCACCGTCACCGACCCGACCGGCCGCAAGGCCCGCGCCAGTGTCCGGATCGTCGTCGGCAACACCGCGCCGACCGTCACCTTGGAGAGCCCGCCGGACGGCAAGCTGTTCAGCTTCGGTGACAAGATCCCGTTCAAGGTGAAGGTCACGGACCCCGAGGACGGGGCGGTCGACTGCTCCAAGGTCACCGTCCGCTACATCCTCGGCCATGACAGCCACGGCCACCCGATCACCTCGGCCACCGGCTGCGAGGGCACCATCACCGCCCCCGCCGACACCGAGCACGACCCCAACGCCAATATCTTCGGGGTCCTCGACGCCGAGTACACCGACAACGGCGGCGGTGGCCAGGAGAAGCTCACCAGCCACGACCAGGTCCAGCTCCAGCCCCGCCACCGGCAGGCCGAGCACTTCGGCGCCCAGCAGGGCATCCGCGTCTACGACAAGCCGGCGGCCAACGGCGGCAAGACCGTCGGGGACATCACCGACGGCGACTGGATCTCCTTCACGCCGTACAACCTGACCGGCGCGAAGAAGCTCACCGCCCGGATATCCTCCGGCGGCGCGGGCGGCTCCCTGGAGGTCCGCAGCGGTGGCCCGAAGGGCGCCCTGCACGGCTCCGCGCCGATCCCGGTGACCGGGAGCTGGGAGACCTTCCAGGACGTCGACGTCCCGCTGCGGGCCCTGCCGAAGAAGACCACCAGCCTGTACCTGGTCTTCAAGGGCGGCTCCGGAGCGCTCTACGACCTGGACGACTTCGACATCTCCAGCGACCCCAAGGACCGTGACGCCAGGCGGGTCCTCGTCTTCTCCAAGACCGCCGGATTCCGCCACGACGCCATCCCGACCGGCGTCCAGACCCTCAAGGATCTCGGCAAGGACAACAAGATCACCGTCGACTCCACGGAGGCGGCGGGCCAGTTCACCACCGCCAACCTCGCCCGGTACGACGCCGTGGTCTTCATGTCCACCACCGGTGACGTGCTGAACGCGGCCCAGCAGCAGGCGTTCCAGAACTACATGGCCAACGGCGGCGGCTTCATGGGCGTCCACGCGGCGGCCGACACCGAGTACGACTGGCCCTACTACGGCAAGCTCGTCGGCGCGTACTTCGAGTCCCACCCGGCGACCCAGCAGGCCACCGTCCGGGTCACCGAGCACGACCACCCCGCCACCAAGTCCGTCCCGGACGTCTGGGAGCGCACGGACGAGTGGTACAACTACCGCTCCAACCCGCGGGACAACGTCCGCGTCCTCGCCACCCTGGACGAGACCACCTACCAGGGCGGCACCATGAAGGGCGACCACCCGATCGCCTGGTGCCAGGCGTACGAGGGCGGCCGGTCCTTCTACACCGGTCTCGGCCACACCAAGGAGTCGTACGCCGAGGAAGCCTTCCGCAGCCATCTGCTGGGCGGCCTCCAGTACGCCAGCGGCCAGGTCAAGGGCGACTGCAAGCCCGAACAGGGCGCCCGCGACCTCTTCAACGGCCACACCACGGACGGCTGGAAGCAGGCCGGTCCCGGACGCTTCACCGTCAAGGACGGCGTCCTCAACAGCGAGGGCGGCATGGGGCTCCTGTGGTACCAGGCCAAGGAGCTGAAGTCCTACTCCCTGACGCTCGACTGGAAGATGACCGGTGACGACAACTCCGGTATCTTCGTGGGCTTCCCCGCCTCCGACGACCCCTGGTCCGCCGTGAACAAGGGCTACGAGATCCAGATCGACGCCACCGACCGGGCCGACCGCACCACCGGCTCCGTCTACTCCTTCAAATCGGCGAACATCAACGCACGTGACCGTGCGCTGCGCCCGCCTGGCCAGTGGAACAGCTACGAGATCCGTGTGCAGGGCGAACGCCTCCAGGTCTTCCTCAACGGAGTCAAGGTCAACGACTTCACCAACAAGGACCCGCGGCGCAGCCTCACCGACGGACACATCGGGCTCCAGAACCACGGACCCGCCGACAAGGTGGCGTTCCGCGACATCCAGCTGAAGGAACTGCCCGTACCGGGCGCCTAG
- a CDS encoding TatD family hydrolase, whose product MRIFDPHIHMTSRTTDDYQAMHTAGVRAVVEPSFWLGQPRTSPASFIDYFDALLGWEPFRAAQYGIAHHCALALNPKEAGDPRCVPVLDELPRYLDKDGVVAVGEIGYDSMTPAEDHALAAQLQLAADHELPALVHTPHRDKLAGLRRTLDAVHESALPADRVLLDHLNETTVKEAKDAGCWLGFSVYPDTKMDAARMVDVLNEYGPEKVLVNSAADWGRSDPLKTREVADLMLVSGFTEDDVDLVLWRNPVAFYGLSGRLVLDVPGAGTGATHEGNSILRGGS is encoded by the coding sequence ATGCGCATCTTCGATCCCCACATCCATATGACCTCCCGCACCACCGACGACTACCAGGCCATGCACACCGCCGGGGTCCGTGCCGTGGTCGAACCCTCCTTCTGGCTCGGCCAGCCCCGCACCTCACCCGCCTCGTTCATCGACTACTTCGACGCCCTCCTCGGCTGGGAACCCTTCCGCGCCGCGCAGTACGGCATCGCCCACCACTGCGCCCTCGCCCTCAACCCGAAGGAGGCGGGCGACCCGCGCTGTGTGCCCGTCCTCGACGAACTGCCGCGCTATCTCGACAAGGACGGGGTCGTCGCCGTCGGGGAGATCGGCTACGACTCGATGACCCCGGCCGAGGACCACGCGCTGGCCGCCCAGCTCCAGCTCGCCGCCGACCACGAACTGCCCGCGCTCGTCCACACCCCGCACCGCGACAAGCTCGCCGGACTGCGCCGCACCCTCGACGCCGTCCATGAGTCCGCGCTGCCCGCCGACCGGGTCCTGCTCGACCATCTCAACGAGACCACCGTCAAGGAGGCGAAGGACGCGGGCTGCTGGCTCGGGTTCTCCGTCTACCCCGACACCAAGATGGACGCCGCGCGGATGGTCGACGTCCTCAACGAGTACGGGCCGGAGAAGGTACTCGTCAACTCCGCCGCCGACTGGGGCCGCAGCGACCCGCTGAAGACCCGCGAGGTCGCCGATCTGATGCTGGTCTCCGGATTCACCGAGGACGACGTGGACCTCGTGCTGTGGCGCAACCCCGTCGCCTTCTACGGGCTCAGCGGGCGCCTAGTCCTCGATGTCCCCGGGGCCGGGACCGGCGCGACCCATGAGGGCAACTCCATCCTGCGCGGAGGTTCGTGA
- the eboE gene encoding metabolite traffic protein EboE: protein MRFRHPDGSTVHLAYCTNVHPAETLDGVLAQLRDHCEPVRKRLGRDRLGIGLWLARDAARALAADPAAVRSLRGELDRRGLEVVTLNGFPYQGFGAEEVKYRVYKPDWADPERLGHTTELARLLVQLLPDDITEGTISTLPLAWRTDHPAPRAAAALDALRTLGHRLDALADLTGRSVRVGLEPEPGCVVETTRDAIAPLTAVGHERIGICVDTCHLATSFEDPGPALDALTAAGVPVVKAQLSAALHAENPHLPEVREALAAFDEPRFLHQTRTATAAGLRGTDDLGPAVSGTALPDGAPWRAHFHVPLHAAPAPPLTSTLDVLTASLGRLVGGPRPLTRHLEVETYTWQALPPELRPRVRAQLTDGIAAELTLARDLLTDLGLKELP, encoded by the coding sequence ATGCGCTTCCGGCACCCCGACGGCTCCACGGTCCACCTCGCCTACTGCACCAACGTCCACCCCGCCGAAACCCTCGACGGGGTCCTCGCCCAGCTGCGCGACCATTGCGAACCCGTCCGCAAACGCCTCGGCCGGGACCGCCTCGGCATCGGACTGTGGCTCGCCAGGGACGCCGCCCGCGCCCTCGCCGCCGACCCCGCCGCCGTCCGGTCGCTGCGCGGCGAACTCGACCGGCGCGGCCTGGAGGTCGTCACCCTCAACGGCTTCCCCTACCAGGGATTCGGCGCCGAGGAGGTCAAGTACCGGGTGTACAAACCCGACTGGGCCGACCCCGAACGCCTCGGCCACACCACCGAACTCGCCCGGCTGCTCGTCCAGCTCCTCCCGGACGACATCACCGAGGGCACCATCTCCACCCTCCCGCTCGCCTGGCGCACCGACCATCCCGCGCCGCGCGCCGCGGCCGCCCTCGACGCCCTGCGCACGCTCGGCCACCGGCTCGACGCACTCGCCGACCTCACCGGCCGTTCCGTGCGTGTAGGCCTGGAACCCGAGCCCGGCTGTGTCGTGGAGACGACCCGGGACGCCATCGCGCCGCTCACCGCCGTCGGACACGAGCGGATCGGGATCTGTGTCGACACGTGTCATCTGGCGACCTCCTTCGAGGACCCCGGCCCCGCCCTCGACGCGCTCACCGCCGCCGGCGTACCCGTCGTCAAGGCCCAGCTCTCCGCCGCGCTGCACGCCGAGAACCCCCATCTGCCCGAGGTACGCGAAGCCCTCGCCGCCTTCGACGAACCCCGGTTCCTGCACCAGACCCGCACCGCCACCGCCGCCGGACTGCGCGGCACCGACGACCTCGGCCCCGCGGTCTCCGGCACGGCGCTGCCCGACGGCGCCCCCTGGCGCGCCCACTTCCACGTACCGCTGCACGCCGCGCCCGCCCCGCCGCTGACCTCGACGCTCGACGTGCTGACCGCGTCCCTGGGGCGGCTGGTCGGCGGACCCCGGCCGCTGACCCGGCACCTGGAGGTCGAGACGTACACCTGGCAGGCCCTGCCGCCCGAACTGCGGCCCCGGGTCCGGGCCCAGCTCACCGACGGGATCGCCGCGGAACTCACCCTGGCCCGCGACCTGCTGACGGACCTCGGCCTGAAGGAGCTCCCGTGA
- a CDS encoding inositol-3-phosphate synthase → MSAEPTTPSTTAPSGTARSTPTGSTSTRPGTARSTSARATSAPGGVPAAAPARTGVWLIGARGSVATTAVAGCAAVAAGLRPATGMVTETDAFTEAALPPLGTLVFGGHDTLDCPLPKRAEALADQGVLPHGLADAVRAELEAADREIRPGGPLPGDSRDEEELIEVFAADIRAFVRVNGLARAVVVNVASTEAGPGDGTLPPSSLYAAAALRADCPYVNFTPSTGLHHPALAAEAEGGGLPYAGRDGKTGQTLLRSVLGPMFAQRALTVRAWSGTNLLGGGDGAALADPRAAAAKNAGKERVLADTLGTVPEGGTHIDDVPALGDWKTAWDHIAFDGFLGSRMTLQTTWQGCDSALAAPLVLDLARLLARAHETGLAGPRPELAFYFKDPDPGAPAALGEQYAQLLAFGRLLAGER, encoded by the coding sequence ATGTCCGCCGAACCCACCACTCCGTCCACGACCGCTCCGTCCGGCACCGCCCGGTCCACGCCCACCGGTTCCACGTCCACCCGGCCCGGCACCGCCCGCTCCACGTCCGCCCGCGCCACGTCCGCCCCGGGCGGTGTGCCCGCCGCGGCTCCCGCCCGTACCGGCGTCTGGCTGATCGGCGCAAGGGGCTCCGTCGCCACCACCGCCGTCGCGGGCTGCGCGGCCGTCGCCGCCGGACTGCGCCCCGCCACCGGGATGGTCACCGAGACCGACGCGTTCACCGAGGCCGCGCTCCCCCCGCTGGGCACCCTCGTCTTCGGCGGGCACGACACCCTCGACTGCCCCCTCCCCAAACGCGCCGAGGCTCTCGCCGACCAGGGCGTCCTCCCGCACGGCCTCGCCGACGCGGTCCGCGCCGAACTGGAGGCCGCCGACCGCGAGATCCGCCCCGGTGGCCCGCTGCCCGGTGACTCCCGCGACGAGGAGGAACTGATCGAGGTGTTCGCCGCCGACATCCGTGCCTTCGTCCGAGTGAACGGCCTGGCACGCGCCGTCGTCGTCAACGTCGCCTCCACGGAGGCCGGCCCCGGCGACGGCACCCTGCCGCCCAGTTCCCTGTACGCGGCGGCGGCCCTGCGCGCCGACTGCCCGTACGTCAACTTCACCCCGTCCACCGGGCTGCACCACCCGGCGCTCGCCGCCGAGGCCGAGGGCGGCGGACTGCCGTACGCGGGCCGCGACGGCAAGACCGGGCAGACCCTGCTGCGGTCCGTCCTCGGGCCGATGTTCGCCCAGCGCGCGCTCACGGTGCGGGCCTGGTCCGGGACGAATCTCCTCGGCGGCGGGGACGGCGCCGCCCTGGCCGACCCGCGCGCCGCCGCCGCGAAGAACGCGGGCAAGGAACGCGTCCTCGCCGACACCCTCGGGACGGTCCCCGAAGGCGGTACGCACATCGACGACGTCCCCGCGCTCGGCGACTGGAAGACGGCCTGGGACCACATCGCCTTCGACGGCTTCCTCGGCTCCCGGATGACCCTCCAGACCACCTGGCAGGGCTGCGACTCGGCCCTAGCCGCCCCCTTGGTCCTCGACCTGGCCCGGCTGCTGGCCCGCGCCCACGAGACCGGTCTCGCCGGACCCCGGCCGGAACTCGCCTTCTACTTCAAGGACCCGGACCCGGGCGCCCCGGCCGCGCTCGGTGAGCAGTACGCGCAACTGCTGGCGTTCGGCAGGCTCCTGGCGGGTGAACGATGA
- a CDS encoding sugar phosphate isomerase/epimerase family protein — MSALRFAYGTNGLTDLRLTDALTLLADLGYDGVGLTLDHMHLDPCAPDLAERTRAVARQLDRLGLTVTVETGARYVLDPRHKHGPTLLDPDPDRRALRTGLLTTAVRVAAELGAHAVHCFSGPAPGGVDEDQAWDRLAATLEPVVAAATAAGVPLAVEPEPGHLLDTLDGFHRLRTALGSPEALGLTLDIGHCLVTETAPPADCVRAAGPWLRHVQIEDMRRGVHDHLPFGEGELYVPPVLDALAATGYQGLTCVELPRHSHAGPRLAATSLEFLRSVAPPPSGHGTARRARRPASPRTTARPSHGGSDRVPATGRTTPGEGGRS; from the coding sequence ATGAGCGCCCTCCGTTTCGCCTACGGCACCAACGGTCTCACCGATCTGCGGCTCACCGACGCCCTCACCCTGCTCGCCGACCTCGGGTACGACGGCGTCGGGCTGACCCTCGACCATATGCACCTCGACCCGTGCGCACCGGACCTCGCGGAGCGCACCCGCGCGGTGGCCCGGCAGCTCGACCGGCTCGGACTCACCGTCACCGTCGAGACCGGCGCCCGCTATGTCCTGGACCCCCGGCACAAGCACGGCCCCACCCTGCTCGACCCCGACCCGGACCGGCGGGCCCTGCGCACCGGACTCCTCACCACCGCCGTCCGGGTCGCCGCCGAACTGGGCGCGCACGCCGTCCACTGCTTCAGCGGCCCCGCGCCGGGCGGGGTCGACGAGGATCAGGCGTGGGACCGGCTCGCGGCGACCCTGGAACCCGTCGTCGCCGCCGCGACTGCCGCCGGGGTGCCACTCGCCGTGGAACCTGAGCCCGGCCATCTGCTGGACACCCTCGACGGGTTCCACCGGCTGCGCACCGCGCTCGGCTCGCCCGAAGCCCTCGGGCTCACCCTCGACATCGGCCACTGCCTGGTGACGGAGACCGCGCCGCCCGCCGACTGCGTCCGGGCCGCCGGGCCCTGGCTGCGGCACGTCCAGATCGAGGACATGCGGCGCGGTGTCCACGACCATCTGCCCTTCGGCGAGGGAGAGCTGTACGTCCCGCCCGTCCTCGACGCGCTCGCCGCCACCGGGTACCAGGGGCTGACCTGCGTGGAACTGCCCCGGCACAGCCACGCGGGCCCCCGGCTCGCCGCCACCTCGCTGGAGTTCCTGCGCTCGGTGGCCCCGCCCCCGTCCGGACACGGTACGGCGCGCCGCGCGCGGCGCCCGGCTTCCCCGCGTACGACGGCCCGGCCGTCCCACGGCGGAAGCGACCGCGTACCCGCCACTGGGCGCACCACCCCCGGCGAAGGGGGCCGGTCATGA
- a CDS encoding EboA domain-containing protein, translated as MPGAGSAYRAGAAAAPVLSGAAAAAAAAPVPGAAAVPGAASAPASGAAAVSGVGSAYRAGAVPGPGQSGAARGAARWEALFAQAGRRCGHEHADAVRVLLLRAAHAGPDTLTRLYGQGTAAERRAVLLALPALVPGPAALPLVRDALRTNDTRLVAAAVGPYAAVHLDAHEWRHAVLKCLFTGVPVTAVAALAERARGDTELARMLDDQARERTAAGRPVPDDLRYTLTLTAPRAATATGEES; from the coding sequence ATCCCGGGAGCCGGGTCCGCGTACAGGGCCGGAGCCGCAGCCGCACCCGTCCTCTCGGGAGCCGCAGCCGCAGCCGCAGCCGCACCCGTCCCGGGAGCCGCAGCCGTACCGGGAGCCGCATCCGCACCCGCCTCGGGAGCCGCAGCCGTCTCGGGAGTCGGGTCCGCGTACAGGGCCGGAGCCGTACCCGGCCCCGGGCAGTCCGGGGCCGCCCGGGGTGCCGCCCGCTGGGAAGCGCTGTTCGCGCAGGCCGGACGCCGCTGCGGGCACGAGCACGCCGACGCCGTACGCGTACTCCTGCTGCGCGCCGCGCACGCCGGTCCCGACACCCTCACCCGGCTCTACGGCCAGGGCACCGCCGCCGAACGCCGCGCGGTGCTCCTCGCCCTGCCCGCCCTCGTCCCCGGACCCGCCGCCCTCCCGCTGGTCCGGGACGCGCTGCGCACCAATGACACCCGGCTGGTCGCCGCCGCCGTCGGCCCCTACGCGGCCGTCCACCTCGACGCGCACGAATGGCGGCACGCCGTGCTCAAGTGCCTGTTCACCGGGGTCCCGGTGACCGCCGTCGCCGCACTCGCGGAACGCGCCCGCGGCGACACCGAGCTCGCCCGGATGCTCGACGACCAGGCCCGGGAACGGACCGCGGCGGGCCGCCCCGTCCCCGACGACCTGCGGTACACGCTGACCCTCACCGCCCCCAGGGCGGCCACTGCCACCGGCGAGGAGTCCTGA
- a CDS encoding SCO3242 family prenyltransferase, whose amino-acid sequence MSAAPAPQRPAIRAGTRADWAELLRLPALFTVPGDALAGASTVASRPGRRTLLAIGASVCLYQAGMALNDWADREVDAVERPHRPLPSGRIAPAAALTGAAALTAAGIGCAALAGRPALATAAALAATVWAYDLGLKHTPLGPVAMGTARALDLVLGATANGGRARRALPAAAALGTHTLAVTAVSRHEAYGGSTAVPLTALATTTALARTLLGPRPPAGAHPPPAGRRGAAPLGLPGTSLQGALTAGYLATVAVPLWHAALNPSPPLTRRAVGAGIRAMIPFQAALCARAGAPVTALLTAALVPAARTFARRVSIT is encoded by the coding sequence GTGTCGGCGGCCCCCGCCCCCCAACGCCCCGCGATCCGCGCCGGAACCCGCGCCGACTGGGCCGAACTCCTGCGCCTGCCCGCCCTGTTCACCGTCCCCGGTGACGCCCTCGCCGGAGCCTCGACCGTCGCCTCCCGCCCCGGACGCCGTACCCTGCTGGCCATCGGCGCCTCCGTGTGTCTGTACCAGGCGGGCATGGCGCTCAACGACTGGGCCGACCGGGAGGTCGACGCGGTCGAACGCCCGCACCGGCCGCTGCCGTCCGGGCGGATCGCCCCCGCCGCCGCCCTCACCGGCGCGGCGGCCCTCACCGCCGCCGGGATCGGCTGCGCCGCACTGGCCGGACGCCCCGCGCTCGCGACCGCCGCCGCGCTGGCGGCCACGGTGTGGGCGTACGACCTCGGGCTCAAGCACACCCCGCTCGGCCCCGTGGCCATGGGGACGGCCCGCGCCCTGGACCTCGTCCTCGGCGCCACCGCCAACGGCGGCCGGGCCCGGCGGGCGCTGCCCGCCGCCGCGGCACTCGGCACGCACACCCTCGCGGTGACCGCCGTGTCCCGCCACGAGGCGTACGGCGGCTCCACCGCCGTACCGCTCACCGCCCTCGCGACCACCACCGCGCTGGCCCGGACGCTGCTCGGACCGCGTCCCCCCGCCGGCGCCCACCCGCCCCCGGCAGGCCGACGGGGAGCAGCCCCCCTCGGCCTGCCGGGCACCAGCCTCCAGGGCGCGCTCACCGCCGGATACCTCGCCACCGTCGCCGTACCGCTGTGGCACGCGGCACTCAACCCGTCCCCACCGCTCACCCGGCGGGCCGTGGGCGCCGGAATCCGGGCGATGATCCCGTTCCAGGCCGCGCTCTGCGCCCGCGCCGGAGCGCCCGTCACCGCACTGCTGACCGCCGCCCTCGTCCCCGCCGCCCGGACCTTCGCCCGGCGGGTGAGCATCACATGA